TGCTCAGGCGAAGCCGTAACAATTCCCGGTGTTGGCTTGTGTGCCTTCATTTTGGTATCCACGTAACCGGGTTTCACCGTCATGACATGCACGCCTTTATCTGCCAAATAATTCCGAAGTCCGTCCAAATAAGCGGTCACACCAGCCTTGGCGCTTCCGTAAACGTAGTTTGAACCTCGTCCGCGCTCGCCCGCAACGGACGAAATACCGATGATGGTTCCTGTACCACGTTCAGCCATGGCTTTGCTCAGGTGCCCAAGAATGGAAACCACTCCTGAATAGTTGACCAACGTGCTTTGCAGTGATTCTTGAGGCGAATTGAACGATTCATCACCTTCAATCAATGAACCAAATGCGACAACAACCACATCCGGAATCGTCTTCAGGTTTTTCACGAATGCGAGGTGCGAGTCAAAATCGATTGCATCAAAGGCCAATTCAG
The nucleotide sequence above comes from Flavobacteriales bacterium. Encoded proteins:
- a CDS encoding SDR family NAD(P)-dependent oxidoreductase, giving the protein MSNKTILILGANSDMAKAIAAEFKANGFDLMLAVRKPTNESELAFDAIDFDSHLAFVKNLKTIPDVVVVAFGSLIEGDESFNSPQESLQSTLVNYSGVVSILGHLSKAMAERGTGTIIGISSVAGERGRGSNYVYGSAKAGVTAYLDGLRNYLADKGVHVMTVKPGYVDTKMKAHKPTPGIVTASPEQVAKAIFRGYKSHKNTIYVLWMWRWIMLIIRNIPEFIFKKMSL